A window of the Cucurbita pepo subsp. pepo cultivar mu-cu-16 chromosome LG01, ASM280686v2, whole genome shotgun sequence genome harbors these coding sequences:
- the LOC111790440 gene encoding SUPPRESSOR OF ABI3-5 isoform X1: protein MDPGRYGLQQGWDNNSALEGYGNVHEPNFRVGGAYDERRFLDERYTRDNSYPRDAFHHDIANREDYAPPAPSASGLWSQSRRRSYEDDYPIDRGSRRYERPYNESYHDLDAFNEHEIDTYQDFDRSRDGYRSVSNLRDHGIDRLDRFGSRERDDYAYDDYDYKSNVAHPKRDDSYERDYDHGRYRYDSDYDRGSRREGNWRRRESRDRERDKRCSSWDRDQSPHRRHDRSKSRGRDSHSRSRSPRSRSHGRNYREDSYDDDRHERSERRRDREEKRDREHYSVAPSATVVVKGLSQKTTEEDLYQILAEWGPLRHVRVIKERNSGISRGFAFIDFPSVGAAQTMMDKIGDDGLVVDGRKLFFEYSSKPTGGAGGSFAAENTMRSGYFSKNMAMPSDWMCTICGCVNFARRTSCFQCNEPRTDDAPPADINMSNQSSLGKKGQEAGPTHVLVVRGLDENADEEMLRYEFSKHAPIKDLRLVRDKFTHVSRGFAFVHFHSVEDATKALDATNGTTLEKNGQILRVAYAKSILGQGSGPSGSSQSSSLAAAAIEAATFAQQYDAVGWAPKEYNPDDKQSNGGQELGGKEVAIQSHGSAPQSGFVWDEASGYYYDAASGFYYDGNTGLYYDGNRGIWYTYDHQKQQYIPCTDQNESSAAGKDGEFPKTSEGSSNKKVVISAPAATITSVEKAASLPDAVQAAATAAIAAEKREKEKAKEIKLASKSSLLASKKKMSNVLTMWKQRSHEGQATRVALDDNQLLASTEDKTFPVGQSMKSKPKADVQTSRESTSFNSGAASTSLSESQVKPRPVSNSSGGTLMGVIRGSGRGIVKSDSLYPTTSSVVFPSTVKDGAANSTSSMAVDTPTPSTTSSFRTDASALGSYTPPITSASGKRRFSEMPQPSASASREQPQTAYRDRAAERRSLYGSSTFIGDDRSNLEFGDLNRDISVKKGSLDSMPFPPGVGGGRVSGDANLNTFEVITADKAIDENNVGNRMLRNMGWHEGSGLGKDGSGMTEPVQAQAMDSRAGLGSHLKKVDPSLEIQAGDSYKTLIHKKALARFREMS, encoded by the exons ATGGATCCTGGGCGCTATGGTCTTCAACAAGGATGGGATAATAACAGC GCTTTGGAGGGTTATGGGAATGTTCACGAGCCAAACTTCCG GGTTGGCGGAGCATATGATGAACGAAGGTTTTTAGATGAACGATACACAAGAGATAACAGTTATCCAAGAGATGCCTTTCACCATGATATTGCCAATAGGGAAGACTATGCCCCACCAGCACCTTCAGCTTCTGGCCTTTGGTCTCAATCAAGGAGGCGAAGTTATGAAGATGACTACCCTATTGATAGGGGATCAAGACGATATGAAAGACCATATAACGAGTCATACCATGACTTGGATGCTTTTAatgaacatgaaattgataCATATCAGGATTTTGATAGATCTCGTGATGGTTATCGTAGTGTTAGTAATCTTCGTGATCATGGAATTGACAGGCTAGATCGGTTTGGGAGTCGTGAGCGTGATGATTATGCGTACGATGATTATGACTACAAGTCTAATGTGGCTCATCCAAAGAGAGATGATAGTTATGAGAGGGATTATGACCATGGACGGTATCGATATGATTCTGATTATGATAGGGGTAGTAGAAGAGAGGGTAACTGGAGAAGAAGGGAATCACGTGATCGTGAACGTGACAAGAGATGTTCTAGTTGGGATAGGGATCAAAGTCCTCATAGAAGACATGATAGGTCTAAGTCTCGTGGGCGTGATTCTCATTCTAGATCAAGATCTCCTCGAAGTCGAAGCCATGGACGAAATTATCGAGAGGATAGTTATGATGACGATCGCCATGAAAGGTCTGAGAGGCGAAGAGATCGAGAAGAGAAACGAGACCGTGAGCATTATTCAGTG GCTCCATCTGCCACTGTAGTTGTGAAGGGTCTTTCTCAAAAAACCACTGAAGAAGATCTCTACCAAATCCTT GCTGAATGGGGACCCCTCCGTCATGTACGTGTGATCAAAGAGCGCAATTCTGGCATTTCACGTGGTTTTGCATTTATTGATTTCCCTTCAGTG GGAGCAGCACAAACAATGATGGACAAGATTGGTGATGATGGACTAGTTGTTGATGGCAGGAAGCTTTTCTTTGAGTACAG TAGTAAGCCAACTGGGGGTGCAGGAGGATCTTTTGCTGCAGAAAATACTATGAGATCTGGTTATTTTAGCAAGAATATGGCAATGCCATCTGATTGGATGTGCACAATCTGTGGCTGTGTAAATTTTGCAAGGCGAACATCTTGCTTTCAG TGTAATGAACCTCGGACTGATGATGCTCCACCGGCAGATATTAATATGTCTAATCAATCATCTTTAGGAAAGAAAGGACAAGAAGCAG GTCCAACTCATGTTTTGGTTGTTCGCGGATTGGATGAAAATGCGGATGAGGAAATGCTTCGCTATGAATTCTCTAAACATGCTCCTATTAAG GACCTTCGTTTGGTTAGGGACAAATTCACTCATGTTTCTAGAGGGTTTGCATTTGTTCATTTCCATTCG gtGGAGGATGCTACAAAAGCTCTTGATGCCACAAATGGCACAACCCTCGAGAAGAATGGACAAATTTTACGAGTAGCATATGCTAAGAGCATTCTTGGTCAAGGATCAGGACCATCTGGATCTTCACAGTCAAGTAGCCTTGCAGCTGCTGCAATTGAGGCTGCGACATTTGCTCAGCAG TATGATGCTGTTGGATGGGCACCAAAGGAATACAACCCAGATGACAAACAATCCAATGGTGGCCAGGAACTAGGAGGTAAGGAGGTGGCAATTCAAAGTCATGGTTCGGCTCCACAATCTGGCTTTGTGTGGGATGAAGCATCAGGTTACTATTATGATGCTGCTTCTGGGTTCTACTATGACGGAAATACAG GCTTATACTATGACGGTAACAGGGGAATTTGGTACACATATGACCATCAAAAGCAGCAATATATCCCCTGTACTGATCAGAATGAGAGCTCTGCTGCTGGAAAAGATGGTGAGTTCCCGAAGACATCAGAAGGGTCAAGTAATAAAAAAGTAGTGATTTCTGCGCCTGCAGCTACCATTACATCGGTTGAGAAGGCTGCTTCATTGCCAGATGCTGTCCAGGCTGCAGCAACAGCAGCGATAGCTGCAGAGAagagggagaaagaaaaggcTAAAGAGATAAAGCTTGCTTCAAAAAGTAGTTTACTGGCTAGTaaaaagaagatgagtaaTGTTTTGACAATGTGGAAGCAACGAAGTCATGAAGGACAGGCAACCCGAGTGGCACTTGATGACAACCAATTATTAGCATCAACTGAAGATAAGACTTTCCCTGTTGGACAATCGATGAAGAGTAAACCAAAAGCTGATGTTCAAACCTCAAGGGAGAGCACTTCATTCAACTCGGGAGCTGCTTCAACTTCTCTTTCTGAATCTCAGGTTAAGCCAAGACCTGTGAGTAACAGCTCCGGGGGGACTTTGATGGGTGTTATCAGAGGTTCTGGGAGGGGTATTGTGAAATCAGATAGTTTGTATCCAACAACCTCCAGTGTGGTCTTTCCTTCAACTGTAAAAGATGGTGCTGCCAATTCAACTTCATCGATGGCTGTTGATACTCCCACTCCCTCTACCACAAGTTCCTTCAGAACAGATGCGTCTGCTTTGGGTTCTTACACACCTCCTATAACTTCTGCAAGTGGAAAGAGAAGGTTTTCTGAAATGCCACAACCTTCTGCTTCTGCAAGTAGGGAACAACCACAGACTGCCTACAGAGATCGTGCTGCTGAAAGGAGAAGTTTATATGGCTCATCAACATTCATCGGGGATGATCGGTCCAACCTCGAGTTTGGGGATTTGA ATCGAGATATTTCAGTCAAAAAGGGTTCTCTGGATTCAATGCCTTTTCCTCCTGGCGTTGGTGGAGGACGAGTAAGTGGGGATGCAAATCTCAACACTTTTGAAGTTATTACGGCGGATAAAGCAATCGATGAAAATAACGTGGGCAACAGGATGCTCCGTAACATGGGCTGGCATGAAGGCTCG GGTCTAGGTAAGGATGGAAGTGGAATGACGGAGCCAGTCCAAGCACAAGCCATGGATAGCAGGGCGGGACTCGGGAGTCATCTGAAAAAGGTGGATCCGAGCCTCGAGATACAGGCCGGTGACAGCTACAAAACTCTCATTCATAAGAAAGCACTTGCTCGGTTCCGGGAGATGTCTTGA
- the LOC111790440 gene encoding SUPPRESSOR OF ABI3-5 isoform X2, giving the protein MDPGRYGLQQGWDNNSALEGYGNVHEPNFRVGGAYDERRFLDERYTRDNSYPRDAFHHDIANREDYAPPAPSASGLWSQSRRRSYEDDYPIDRGSRRYERPYNESYHDLDAFNEHEIDTYQDFDRSRDGYRSVSNLRDHGIDRLDRFGSRERDDYAYDDYDYKSNVAHPKRDDSYERDYDHGRYRYDSDYDRGSRREGNWRRRESRDRERDKRCSSWDRDQSPHRRHDRSKSRGRDSHSRSRSPRSRSHGRNYREDSYDDDRHERSERRRDREEKRDREHYSVAPSATVVVKGLSQKTTEEDLYQILAEWGPLRHVRVIKERNSGISRGFAFIDFPSVGAAQTMMDKIGDDGLVVDGRKLFFEYSSKPTGGAGGSFAAENTMRSGYFSKNMAMPSDWMCTICGCVNFARRTSCFQCNEPRTDDAPPADINMSNQSSLGKKGQEAGPTHVLVVRGLDENADEEMLRYEFSKHAPIKDLRLVRDKFTHVSRGFAFVHFHSVEDATKALDATNGTTLEKNGQILRVAYAKSILGQGSGPSGSSQSSSLAAAAIEAATFAQQYDAVGWAPKEYNPDDKQSNGGQELGGKEVAIQSHGSAPQSGFVWDEASGYYYDAASGFYYDGNTGLYYDGNRGIWYTYDHQKQQYIPCTDQNESSAAGKDGEFPKTSEGSSNKKVVISAPAATITSVEKAASLPDAVQAAATAAIAAEKREKEKAKEIKLASKSSLLASKKKMSNVLTMWKQRSHEGQATRVALDDNQLLASTEDKTFPVGQSMKSKPKADVQTSRESTSFNSGAASTSLSESQVKPRPVSNSSGGTLMGVIRGSGRGIVKSDSLYPTTSSVVFPSTVKDGAANSTSSMAVDTPTPSTTSSFRTDASALGSYTPPITSASGKRRFSEMPQPSASASREQPQTAYRDRAAERRSLYGSSTFIGDDRSNLEFGDLNSFSS; this is encoded by the exons ATGGATCCTGGGCGCTATGGTCTTCAACAAGGATGGGATAATAACAGC GCTTTGGAGGGTTATGGGAATGTTCACGAGCCAAACTTCCG GGTTGGCGGAGCATATGATGAACGAAGGTTTTTAGATGAACGATACACAAGAGATAACAGTTATCCAAGAGATGCCTTTCACCATGATATTGCCAATAGGGAAGACTATGCCCCACCAGCACCTTCAGCTTCTGGCCTTTGGTCTCAATCAAGGAGGCGAAGTTATGAAGATGACTACCCTATTGATAGGGGATCAAGACGATATGAAAGACCATATAACGAGTCATACCATGACTTGGATGCTTTTAatgaacatgaaattgataCATATCAGGATTTTGATAGATCTCGTGATGGTTATCGTAGTGTTAGTAATCTTCGTGATCATGGAATTGACAGGCTAGATCGGTTTGGGAGTCGTGAGCGTGATGATTATGCGTACGATGATTATGACTACAAGTCTAATGTGGCTCATCCAAAGAGAGATGATAGTTATGAGAGGGATTATGACCATGGACGGTATCGATATGATTCTGATTATGATAGGGGTAGTAGAAGAGAGGGTAACTGGAGAAGAAGGGAATCACGTGATCGTGAACGTGACAAGAGATGTTCTAGTTGGGATAGGGATCAAAGTCCTCATAGAAGACATGATAGGTCTAAGTCTCGTGGGCGTGATTCTCATTCTAGATCAAGATCTCCTCGAAGTCGAAGCCATGGACGAAATTATCGAGAGGATAGTTATGATGACGATCGCCATGAAAGGTCTGAGAGGCGAAGAGATCGAGAAGAGAAACGAGACCGTGAGCATTATTCAGTG GCTCCATCTGCCACTGTAGTTGTGAAGGGTCTTTCTCAAAAAACCACTGAAGAAGATCTCTACCAAATCCTT GCTGAATGGGGACCCCTCCGTCATGTACGTGTGATCAAAGAGCGCAATTCTGGCATTTCACGTGGTTTTGCATTTATTGATTTCCCTTCAGTG GGAGCAGCACAAACAATGATGGACAAGATTGGTGATGATGGACTAGTTGTTGATGGCAGGAAGCTTTTCTTTGAGTACAG TAGTAAGCCAACTGGGGGTGCAGGAGGATCTTTTGCTGCAGAAAATACTATGAGATCTGGTTATTTTAGCAAGAATATGGCAATGCCATCTGATTGGATGTGCACAATCTGTGGCTGTGTAAATTTTGCAAGGCGAACATCTTGCTTTCAG TGTAATGAACCTCGGACTGATGATGCTCCACCGGCAGATATTAATATGTCTAATCAATCATCTTTAGGAAAGAAAGGACAAGAAGCAG GTCCAACTCATGTTTTGGTTGTTCGCGGATTGGATGAAAATGCGGATGAGGAAATGCTTCGCTATGAATTCTCTAAACATGCTCCTATTAAG GACCTTCGTTTGGTTAGGGACAAATTCACTCATGTTTCTAGAGGGTTTGCATTTGTTCATTTCCATTCG gtGGAGGATGCTACAAAAGCTCTTGATGCCACAAATGGCACAACCCTCGAGAAGAATGGACAAATTTTACGAGTAGCATATGCTAAGAGCATTCTTGGTCAAGGATCAGGACCATCTGGATCTTCACAGTCAAGTAGCCTTGCAGCTGCTGCAATTGAGGCTGCGACATTTGCTCAGCAG TATGATGCTGTTGGATGGGCACCAAAGGAATACAACCCAGATGACAAACAATCCAATGGTGGCCAGGAACTAGGAGGTAAGGAGGTGGCAATTCAAAGTCATGGTTCGGCTCCACAATCTGGCTTTGTGTGGGATGAAGCATCAGGTTACTATTATGATGCTGCTTCTGGGTTCTACTATGACGGAAATACAG GCTTATACTATGACGGTAACAGGGGAATTTGGTACACATATGACCATCAAAAGCAGCAATATATCCCCTGTACTGATCAGAATGAGAGCTCTGCTGCTGGAAAAGATGGTGAGTTCCCGAAGACATCAGAAGGGTCAAGTAATAAAAAAGTAGTGATTTCTGCGCCTGCAGCTACCATTACATCGGTTGAGAAGGCTGCTTCATTGCCAGATGCTGTCCAGGCTGCAGCAACAGCAGCGATAGCTGCAGAGAagagggagaaagaaaaggcTAAAGAGATAAAGCTTGCTTCAAAAAGTAGTTTACTGGCTAGTaaaaagaagatgagtaaTGTTTTGACAATGTGGAAGCAACGAAGTCATGAAGGACAGGCAACCCGAGTGGCACTTGATGACAACCAATTATTAGCATCAACTGAAGATAAGACTTTCCCTGTTGGACAATCGATGAAGAGTAAACCAAAAGCTGATGTTCAAACCTCAAGGGAGAGCACTTCATTCAACTCGGGAGCTGCTTCAACTTCTCTTTCTGAATCTCAGGTTAAGCCAAGACCTGTGAGTAACAGCTCCGGGGGGACTTTGATGGGTGTTATCAGAGGTTCTGGGAGGGGTATTGTGAAATCAGATAGTTTGTATCCAACAACCTCCAGTGTGGTCTTTCCTTCAACTGTAAAAGATGGTGCTGCCAATTCAACTTCATCGATGGCTGTTGATACTCCCACTCCCTCTACCACAAGTTCCTTCAGAACAGATGCGTCTGCTTTGGGTTCTTACACACCTCCTATAACTTCTGCAAGTGGAAAGAGAAGGTTTTCTGAAATGCCACAACCTTCTGCTTCTGCAAGTAGGGAACAACCACAGACTGCCTACAGAGATCGTGCTGCTGAAAGGAGAAGTTTATATGGCTCATCAACATTCATCGGGGATGATCGGTCCAACCTCGAGTTTGGGGATTTGA attcattttcttcatga
- the LOC111804725 gene encoding phytoene synthase, chloroplastic-like codes for MSFASSLVVSSNVEISPSSFGFLDSVRDGSQIPDSSRFFSRNRAAKMMKKRHKWGNYSHSSQLKYPVIAASMVVNPAGAMTVSSEQKVYDVVMKQAALVKRQLRTAGELDVKPDIVLPGTLSLLNEAYDRCGEVCAEYAKTFYLGTMLMTPERQKAIWAIYVWCRRTDELVDGPNASHITPSALDRWEARLEELFQGRPFDMLDAALADTVTKFPVDIQPFKDMIEGMRTDLRKSRYTNFDELYLYCYYVAGTVGLMSVPVMGIAPDSQASTESVYNAALALGIANQLTNILRDVGEDARRGRIYLPQDELAQAGISDDDIFAGRVTDKWRNFMKSQIKRARTFFDEAEKGVLELSNASRWPVWASLLLYRQILDEIEANDYNNFTKRAYVSKAKKMMALPMAYARSLLGPS; via the exons ATGTCTTTTGCTTCGTCGTTGGTTGTCTCTTCCAACGTCGAAATTTCCCCATCGAGCTTCGGATTTCTTGATTCAGTTCGAGATGGATCTCAAATTCCCGATTCTTCGAGATTCTTTTCCCGAAATCGAGCGgcgaaaatgatgaaaaagagACACAAATGGGGGAATTACTCTCACTCCTCACAATTGAAGTACCCAGTTATTGCTGCAAGTATGGTGGTGAATCCCGCCGGAGCAATGACCGTCTCGTCGGAGCAAAAGGTGTACGACGTGGTTATGAAACAGGCGGCTCTGGTGAAACGGCAGCTGAGGACAGCCGGAGAATTGGATGTGAAGCCGGATATTGTTCTTCCTGGGACTCTGAGCTTGTTGAATGAAGCTTATGATCGTTGTGGTGAAGTTTGTGCAGAGTATGCCAAAACATTCTATCTGG gAACTATGCTGATGACTCCCGAGAGACAAAAGGCTATTTGGGCAATATATG TGTGGTGTAGGAGGACAGATGAGCTTGTTGATGGGCCAAATGCTTCACACATAACACCATCAGCATTGGATAGATGGGAGGCAAGGCTGGAAGAGCTTTTCCAAGGGAGGCCTTTTGATATGCTGGACGCCGCTTTAGCCGATACCGTTACTAAGTTTCCTGTCGACATTCAG CCGTTTAAAGATATGATCGAAGGGATGAGAACGGATCTAAGAAAGTCGAGATACACAAATTTCGACGAACTATATCTCTACTGTTATTATGTTGCTGGAACAGTTGGGTTGATGAGTGTTCCTGTGATGGGCATTGCACCTGACTCGCAAGCAAGCACAGAGAGTGTGTACAATGCTGCTTTGGCTTTAGGCATTGCTAACCAACTTACAAACATTCTCAGAGATGTTGGAGAAGA TGCTAGAAGAGGAAGAATATACCTACCACAAGATGAGCTAGCACAGGCAGGAATTTCAGACGATGATATATTTGCTGGAAGAGTAACTGATAAATGGAGGAACTTCATGAAGAGTCAAATTAAACGAGCTCGAACGTTCTTCGATGAGGCCGAAAAAGGAGTGTTGGAGCTTAGTAACGCTAGCAGATGGCCG GTGTGGGCTTCATTGCTACTATATCGGCAAATATTGGACGAGATTGAAGCAAATGACTACAACAACTTCACGAAGAGGGCATATGTGAGCAAAGCCAAGAAAATGATGGCACTACCAATGGCTTATGCAAGGTCTCTCCTTGGCCCTTCATGA
- the LOC111803958 gene encoding sucrose synthase 5-like, whose protein sequence is MGSIVNNGAAKRPELIAHGMPEALKLNHSSMKRCFGKLVEKGNRSLKLKQLMEEMEHVEGVLGHIFASTQEAIVTPPYVAFAVRPEPGRWEFVRVSALDLSVKSLTSTEFIKLKEIIYDKEWANDEHALEVDFGAIEFTTPHLTIPSSIGEGLSYTTKFLTSNLSGKLENAQPLVDYLLSLEYQGVKLMLNETLNTASKLQTTLILADIFLSTLPPDTPYENFHLRLKEWGFEKGWGDCAGRVKETMRCLSDILQAYDPTQMAKFFSWLPTIFNIVILSPHGYFGQADVLGLPDTGGQVVYILDQVKAMEEELLLRIKQQGLNFKPQIIIITRLIPDAKGTKCNQEIEPVLGTNYSKIVRVPFRTEKGVLRRWVSRFDIYPFLERFAQDATAKILDLMGAKPDLIIGNYTDGNLVASLMASKLGITQATIAHALEKTKYEDSDLKWKELDSKYHFSCQFTADILAMNATDFVIASTFQEIAGSKKKPGQYESHEAFTLPGLYRVVSGINVFDPKFNIAAPGADQSVYFPYMAKERFTSFQPAIEELLFSNVENDVHIGYLAEKKKPIIFTMARFDVVKNITGLVEWFGKNEKLRNLVNLVVVGGFFDPSKSKDREEMAEIRKMHELIDKYQLKGQIRWIAAQTDRRRNGELYRCIADTKGAFVQPALYEAFGLTVIEAMNSGLPTFATNQGGPAEIIVDGISGFHIDPNNGAESSKKIANFFENCKNDHAYWTKISNGGLKRIDECYTWKIYANKVLNMGSTYTFWNQLNNHQKQAKQRYIQMFYNLLYKNLVKTVPVAVDDSA, encoded by the exons ATGGGTTCAATTGTAAACAATGGTGCTGCCAAGAGGCCTGAGTTGATAGCTCATGGCATGCCAGAGGCACTCAAGCTGAACCATAGCTCTATGAAGAGATGCTTTGGTAAGCTTGTTGAGAAGGGGAATAGGAGCTTGAAGCTCAAGCAATTGATGGAGGAAATGGAGCATGTGGAGGGTGTTCTTGGCCATATTTTCGCATCTACTCAG GAGGCAATTGTGACTCCTCCGTATGTTGCTTTTGCTGTTCGACCAGAACCTGGGCGTTGGGAGTTTGTTCGAGTTAGTGCGCTCGATCTCTCGGTCAAATCTCTCACTTCTActgaatttatcaaattaaaagagaTTATTTATGACAAAGAATG GGCAAATGATGAACATGCATTGGAAGTTGATTTTGGAGCCATTGAATTCACAACTCCTCACTTAACCATTCCCTCCTCAATTGGAGAAGGTCTTAGCTACACTACAAAGTTTCTAACATCAAACCTAAGTGGCAAATTGGAGAATGCACAACCGCTCGTCGATTACTTGTTATCCCTCGAGTATCAAGGAGTG AAACTTATGTTAAACGAGACTCTAAACACAGCTTCCAAGCTTCAAACGACATTGATTCTTGCAGATATTTTCCTTTCTACACTTCCTCCCGACACCCCTTACGAAAACTTCCACCTTAG ATTGAAGGAGTGGGGTTTTGAGAAAGGATGGGGAGACTGTGCTGGAAGAGTAAAGGAAACCATGAGATGTCTGTCTGACATACTCCAAGCCTATGATCCAACACAAATGGCAAAGTTCTTCAGCTGGCTTCCCACCATTTTCAACATTGTCATCTTGTCTCCTCATGGATACTTTGGACAAGCTGATGTTCTTGGTCTACCCGACACCGGAGGCCAG GTTGTCTACATTCTTGATCAAGTTAAAGCTATGGAAGAAGAACTTCTTCTCAGAATTAAGCAACAAGGCCTCAATTTCAAGCCTCAAATCATCATC ATAACAAGACTTATTCCAGACGCCAAGGGAACCAAATGCAACCAAGAAATCGAACCAGTCCTTGGGACTAATTACTCTAAGATTGTAAGGGTACCCTTTAGAACCGAAAAGGGCGTCCTTCGTCGTTGGGTTTCTCGTTTCGACATCTATCCTTTCCTCGAGAGATTTGCTCAA GATGCCACTGCCAAGATATTAGATCTCATGGGAGCAAAGCCAGATCTAATCATTGGAAACTATACAGATGGGAATCTTGTGGCATCCCTCATGGCTAGCAAGCTAGGCATAACCCAA GCAACAATTGCACATGCCTTGGAGAAGACTAAATATGAAGATTCAGATCTTAAATGGAAGGAATTGGACTCAAAGTATCACTTTTCATGCCAATTTACAGCTGATATTCTTGCAATGAATGCCACTGATTTTGTGATTGCAAGCACATTCCAAGAGATTGCAGGAAG TAAGAAGAAGCCAGGGCAATATGAAAGCCACGAGGCGTTTACGCTTCCGGGGCTGTACCGAGTGGTTTCGGGCATCAACGTGTTCGATCCAAAGTTCAACATTGCAGCACCAGGGGCTGATCAGTCAGTGTATTTCCCTTACATGGCTAAGGAACGATTCACATCGTTTCAACCAGCAATTGAGGAACTTCTTTTCAGTAATGTTGAGAATGATGTGCATAT AGGATATCTagcagagaagaaaaaaccgATCATATTTACGATGGCACGGTTCGATGTCGTGAAGAACATCACGGGATTGGTTGAATGGTTTGGGAAGAATGAGAAGCTGAGAAATTTGGTGAATCTTGTTGTGGTTGGGGGATTCTTTGATCCTTCCAAATCAAAGGACAGAGAAGAAATGGCAGAGATAAGAAAGATGCATGAATTGATTGACAAATACCAACTCAAAGGGCAGATCAGATGGATAGCAGCACAGACTGATCGACGTCGTAACGGAGAACTCTACCGATGCATCGCCGACACGAAAGGAGCCTTTGTGCAGCCTGCTCTATATGAAGCTTTTGGTCTCACAGTGATTGAGGCAATGAACTCTGGCTTACCAACCTTTGCTACCAATCAAGGAGGTCCAGCTGAGATCATAGTTGATGGCATCTCAGGCTTCCATATCGATCCAAACAACGGCGCTGAATCGAGCAAAAAGATCGCTAACTTCTTCGAAAACTGCAAGAACGATCACGCCTACTGGACCAAAATTTCGAACGGCGGCTTGAAACGTATCGATGAATG CTACACTTGGAAAATCTATGCAAACAAGGTTCTTAACATGGGTAGCACTTACACTTTTTGGAACCAATTGAACAACCACCAAAAGCAAGCTAAGCAAAGATACATCCAAATGTTTTATAATCTTCTTTACAAGAATTTG GTGAAGACCGTGCCGGTCGCTGTCGACGACTCGGCTTAG